From a single Anabas testudineus chromosome 5, fAnaTes1.2, whole genome shotgun sequence genomic region:
- the mst1rb gene encoding macrophage-stimulating protein receptor isoform X2 codes for MVHRTTLWGTCIWFQSLLAFALGNCPSLAQSPVNYSVVYTMPFFQARGPIQNIVNNSLYQEVYVASQNVIEAVNRSLEKVWELHTGPVGSPKCQICDLCNIDKDPNFLEDTNNQVLLLDTLFMYLYSCGSSQYGVCYFHQLKSNGKPPSLSKCLFRKDSNSAAYCPDCVASPLGTKVTMVEEGQTVYFFVATTVNDSVAQRYGRKSLSVRRPMATEDGFYSDVRSLSVLPGLRRTYHIEYVYSFFTQEFVYFLSVQRESPDQDTSPFQTRLGRLPRNEWEMKRYRELILECRFEPKRRRRNVASEPYKDVVYNVVQAAHFGKAGRELAEELGAEEEDDILYGVFAVTDDNGVTEHDSALCAFPMDNVNKAIADGVDDCCESGPEQLSRGLCHFQPCESCPHESMENNATCRDHPTMVSKPYYRVDLFNRQMTNVLLTSLLVTTIENKTVAHIGTSTGRLLQLVLTRSSSIIFANYSLVENQRVSSIAAVYSSEYLLFVVGDKMIQVPQRGPGCQHFLTCAMCLTAPKFMGCGWCSGVCSWESECHSNWRNESCPPGITGFFPRTAPPDGQTELTVCGWEFQSPQRPAITSRTHQVRLGQTACTVLPVKSNNTHLVCKIRSGASELFQPLNITVEVHEGKVEGRYSIDGKAEMPGFTFVIPNITEIQPNYGPLVGGTLITVTGPHLDAGKTRRVTLNDVPCPIKRVTKLKGNVSSIICLSQPISEVRDVPLSVFIDKSPVLTTKVFYYREKPKITAVQPDCSFDRGSKIVIEGENLDSVYRTIVRFKPNESHLKPVTRECIGKSLPTRMECFTPVFPRDETEEGELSFDMDGALGLWNKEFSYHPYGEPIPFETEGHILSLYPGFDEVSLHHQKLNLVSSCMTIIMTVAGVDCDAKVLDNEITCRIPKNMTFPSEGLPVKISINGQVHNVGTVVRVNNHYMMGIALGILAALVAGAVLAFVVMKHLRKKKKASMVEIRLAHSVNCTRTNNGELSPSGDYRRVSLGPPTPLVGPMVFPSLTYAAGGVDPTLTPLMPPEKISISSFRPELLEEVKDVLIPAEMLVVQHHQIIGKGHFGTVYHGYFTDHNNREIHCAVKSLNRITDVEEVEQFLKEGIIMKGFHHSNVLSLLGIFLPQEGLPLVVLPYMKHGDLRHFIRCEKRNPTVKDLIGFGLQVARGMEYLAQKKFVHRDLAARNCMLDESYTVKVADFGMARDVFDKEYYSIQDHRKAKLPVKWMAIESLQTQKFTSKSDVWSFGVLMWEMLTRGASPYPEVDPYDITHYLLRGRRLPQPQYCPDPLYSIMLQCWDPDPESRPSFATLVSAVSTILSGLEGEHYISLNVTYVNLDQPQPYPALTESADEYDSTDVEDSFCS; via the exons ATGGTCCACAGGACCACGCTGTGGGGGACATGCATCTGGTTCCAGAGTCTGCTGGCCTTTGCCTTGGGCAACTGTCCCTCACTGGCCCAGAGTCCTGTCAACTACTCAGTAGTTTACACCATGCCCTTCTTTCAAGCCCGGGGCCCCATTCAGAACATTGTGAACAACTCACTTTACCAGGAGGTTTATGTAGCCTCTCAGAATGTGATTGAGGCTGTGAACAGAAGCTTGGAAAAGGTGTGGGAACTCCACACTGGGCCAGTTGGAAGTCCAAAGTGTCAGATATGTGATTTGTGCAACATTGACAAAGATCCCAACTTTCTGGAGGACACAAACAATCAAGTGTTGTTGTTGGATActctgtttatgtatttatattcatGTGGAAGTTCTCAGTACGGTGTATGCTATTTCCACCAACTGAAATCAAATGGAAAGCCGCCTTCTCTTTCTAAATGTTTGTTCAGAAAGGATTCAAACTCTGCTGCCTACTGTCCTGACTGTGTGGCCAGCCCTCTTGGAACCAAAGTTACCATGGTTGAAGAGGGTCAAACTGTCTACTTCTTTGTTGCCACCACTGTCAATGACAGTGTGGCCCAGCGGTATGGTAGAAAGTCACTATCAGTTCGCCGACCAATGGCCACTGAAGATGGTTTCTACAGTGATGTGCGTAGCCTATCTGTCCTCCCTGGCCTGCGGAGGACGTACCATATTGAATATGTATACAGCTTTTTCACTCAGGAGTTTGTCTACTTCCTCTCAGTCCAGCGCGAAAGCCCTGATCAGGACACATCTCCGTTTCAGACTCGTCTCGGACGTCTTCCACGTAATGAATGGGAAATGAAAAGGTACCGTGAGTTGATCCTGGAGTGTCGGTTTGAACCAAAACGCAGGAGGAGGAATGTAGCCAGTGAACCCTATAAGGATGTGGTCTACAATGTGGTCCAGGCAGCTCACTTTGGCAAGGCAGGCAGGGAGTTGGCAGAGGAGTTGGGGGCGGAAGAGGAAGATGACATCCTCTATGGAGTTTTTGCTGTTACTGATGATAATGGGGTCACGGAGCATGACTCTGCCCTTTGCGCCTTTCCCATGGACAATGTGAACAAAGCAATCGCGGATGGGGTGGATGACTGCTGCGAGTCTGGACCGGAGCAGCTCTCCAGAGGGCTCTGCCATTTCCAGCCATGTGAGAGCTGTCCACATGAG AGCATGGAGAACAACGCCACATGTAGAGACCATCCTACTATGGTGTCAAAGCCCTACTACAGAGTGGACCTCTTCAACAGGCAGATGACCAACGTCCTACTCACCTCTCTGTTGGTAACGACCATAGAGAACAAGACTGTAGCTCATATTGGCACCTCTACTGGCCGCTTACTACAG CTTGTACTGACAAGATCCAGCTCTATTATCTTTGCCAATTACTCTCTGGTAGAGAACCAGAGGGTCTCATCCATAGCTGCTGTGTACTCATCTGAGTATCTTCTCTTCGTGGTTGGAGATAAG atGATTCAGGTGCCTCAGAGAGGGCCGGGCTGTCAACACTTCCTGACTTGCGCTATGTGTCTCACAGCCCCCAAGTTCATGGGCTGTGGCTGGTGCTCTGGAGTGTGCTCCTGGGAAAGTGAGTGCCACAGTAACTGGAGGAATGAGTCCTGCCCACCTGGGATCACTGGG TTCTTTCCACGGACTGCTCCTCCTGATGGACAAACAGAGCTAactgtgtgtgggtgggagTTTCAGTCGCCCCAGAGACCTGCCATCACCTCCAGAACCCACCAGGTCCGATTGGGACAGACTGCCTGCACTGTGCTTCCAGTGAAAAGCAACAACACGCA CTTGGTGTGTAAAATTCGCTCTGGGGCCAGTGAGCTATTCCAACCACTCAACATTACCGTGGAAGTGCATGAGGGCAAGGTGGAGGGACGCTACTCCATTGACGGGAAAGCAGAAATGCCAGGGTTCACGTTTGTG ATTCCCAACATCACAGAAATCCAGCCCAACTATGGGCCTCTTGTTGGGGGAACACTCATCACAGTGACTGGACCTCACTTGGATGCTGGGAAAACCAGGAGAGTCACTCTCAATGACGTGCCCTGTCCTATTAAGAG AGTCACAAAACTCAAAGGCAATGTGTCCTCCATCATCTGTCTGTCCCAGCCCATCTCAGAGGTGAGGGATGTGCCTCTGAGTGTTTTCATCGACAAGTCTCCTGTCCTCACCACAAAGGTGTTTTACTACAGAGAAAAGCCAAAGATTACAGCTGTCCAGCCAGACTGTAGCTTTGACAG GGGATCAAAAATCGTGATTGAAGGGGAGAACCTGGACTCCGTTTATCGCACCATCGTCCGCTTCAAACCCAATGAAAGCCACCTAAAACCTGTGACAAGG GAGTGTATAGGCAAGTCTTTACCCACAAGGATGGAGTGTTTCACTCCTGTATTCCCCAGGGatgagacagaggaaggagagCTCTCTTTTGACATGGATGGAGCGTTGGGACTTTGGAACAAAGAGTTCTCCTACCACCCTTATGGAGAGCCCATACCTTTTGAAACAGAAGGACACATACTGAGTTTGTACCCTGGGTTTGATGAAGTGTCATTACAT CACCAAAAACTGAACCTGGTCAGCTCCTGTATGACCATCATCATGACTGTAGCAGGAGTTGATTGTGATGCTAAAGTCCTGGATAATGAGATCACATGCAGGATCCCCAAAAACATGACCTTCCCCAGTGAAGGACTTCCAGTGAAG ATCTCCATAAACGGACAGGTCCACAATGTTGGCACAGTGGTGCGAGTCAACAACCACTACATGATGGGAATTGCTCTGGGGATCTTGGCGGCTCTGGTAGCCGGGGCAGTGCTCGCATTTGTTGTCATGAAACActtgaggaagaagaagaaag CCTCCATGGTAGAGATCCGTTTGGCACACAGTGTTAATTGCACTCGGACTAACAATGGGGAGCTCTCTCCTTCCGGGGACTACAGAAGAG TATCCCTGGGTCCTCCCACGCCCCTGGTAGGGCCTATGGTGTTCCCCAGCTTAACCTATGCTGCAGGAGGTGTAGATCCTACCCTCACCCCTCTCATGCCACCGGAAAAAATTTCCATCTCCAGTTTTAGGCCAGAGTTGCTGGAGGAAGTAAAGGATGTTCTTATTCCTGCTGAGATGCTTGTTGTGCAGCACCATCAGATCATAGGGAAGG GTCATTTTGGCACTGTCTATCATGGATACTTCACAgaccacaacaacagagaaatcCACTGTGCTGTCAAGTCTTTGAATA GAATCACAGATGTCGAGGAGGTTGAGCAATTTCTGAAGGAAGGCATCATAATGAAGGGTTTCCATCACAGCAATGTGCTGTCACTGCTCGGCATCTTCCTGCCACAGGAAGGGCTCCCTCTGGTGGTACTTCCATACATGAAACACGGGGACCTGCGGCACTTCATACGCTGCGAGAAGAGG AACCCCACCGTCAAGGATCTGATTGGCTTTGGCCTTCAGGTTGCCAGGGGAATGGAGTATTTAGCCCAGAAGAAGTTTGTGCACAGAGATCTTGCAGCACGCAACTGCAT gCTGGACGAGTCATATACAGTGAAGGTAGCAGACTTTGGCATGGCCAGAGATGTTTTTGACAAGGAATATTACAGTATTCAGGACCACAGGAAGGCTAAGCTACCTGTGAAGTGGATGGCCATTGAGAGTCTGCAGACCCAGAAATTCACCTCCAAGTCAGATGTG TGGTCCTTTGGTGTTCTGATGTGGGAGATGTTGACCAGGGGAGCAAGCCCGTATCCAGAGGTGGACCCTTATGACATAACACATTACTTACTGAGGGGCAGGAGGCTTCCGCAACCCCAATACTGCCCTGACCCTTT GTATAGCATTATGCTCCAGTGCTGGGACCCTGATCCAGAATCAAGGCCCAGCTTTGCTACACTTGTGTCAGCCGTCTCAACCATCCTGTCAGGCCTGGAGGGAGAACACTACATCAGTCTGAATGTCACCTATGTCAATCTGGACCAGCCACAGCCCTACCCCGCTCTCACAGAGTCCGCTGATGAATACGACTCCACAGATGTTGAAGACTCATTTTGCTCCTAA
- the mst1rb gene encoding macrophage-stimulating protein receptor isoform X1, producing MVHRTTLWGTCIWFQSLLAFALGNCPSLAQSPVNYSVVYTMPFFQARGPIQNIVNNSLYQEVYVASQNVIEAVNRSLEKVWELHTGPVGSPKCQICDLCNIDKDPNFLEDTNNQVLLLDTLFMYLYSCGSSQYGVCYFHQLKSNGKPPSLSKCLFRKDSNSAAYCPDCVASPLGTKVTMVEEGQTVYFFVATTVNDSVAQRYGRKSLSVRRPMATEDGFYSDVRSLSVLPGLRRTYHIEYVYSFFTQEFVYFLSVQRESPDQDTSPFQTRLGRLPRNEWEMKRYRELILECRFEPKRRRRNVASEPYKDVVYNVVQAAHFGKAGRELAEELGAEEEDDILYGVFAVTDDNGVTEHDSALCAFPMDNVNKAIADGVDDCCESGPEQLSRGLCHFQPCESCPHESMENNATCRDHPTMVSKPYYRVDLFNRQMTNVLLTSLLVTTIENKTVAHIGTSTGRLLQLVLTRSSSIIFANYSLVENQRVSSIAAVYSSEYLLFVVGDKMIQVPQRGPGCQHFLTCAMCLTAPKFMGCGWCSGVCSWESECHSNWRNESCPPGITGFFPRTAPPDGQTELTVCGWEFQSPQRPAITSRTHQVRLGQTACTVLPVKSNNTHLVCKIRSGASELFQPLNITVEVHEGKVEGRYSIDGKAEMPGFTFVIPNITEIQPNYGPLVGGTLITVTGPHLDAGKTRRVTLNDVPCPIKRVTKLKGNVSSIICLSQPISEVRDVPLSVFIDKSPVLTTKVFYYREKPKITAVQPDCSFDRGSKIVIEGENLDSVYRTIVRFKPNESHLKPVTRECIGKSLPTRMECFTPVFPRDETEEGELSFDMDGALGLWNKEFSYHPYGEPIPFETEGHILSLYPGFDEVSLHHQKLNLVSSCMTIIMTVAGVDCDAKVLDNEITCRIPKNMTFPSEGLPVKISINGQVHNVGTVVRVNNHYMMGIALGILAALVAGAVLAFVVMKHLRKKKKASMVEIRLAHSVNCTRTNNGELSPSGDYRRVVSLGPPTPLVGPMVFPSLTYAAGGVDPTLTPLMPPEKISISSFRPELLEEVKDVLIPAEMLVVQHHQIIGKGHFGTVYHGYFTDHNNREIHCAVKSLNRITDVEEVEQFLKEGIIMKGFHHSNVLSLLGIFLPQEGLPLVVLPYMKHGDLRHFIRCEKRNPTVKDLIGFGLQVARGMEYLAQKKFVHRDLAARNCMLDESYTVKVADFGMARDVFDKEYYSIQDHRKAKLPVKWMAIESLQTQKFTSKSDVWSFGVLMWEMLTRGASPYPEVDPYDITHYLLRGRRLPQPQYCPDPLYSIMLQCWDPDPESRPSFATLVSAVSTILSGLEGEHYISLNVTYVNLDQPQPYPALTESADEYDSTDVEDSFCS from the exons ATGGTCCACAGGACCACGCTGTGGGGGACATGCATCTGGTTCCAGAGTCTGCTGGCCTTTGCCTTGGGCAACTGTCCCTCACTGGCCCAGAGTCCTGTCAACTACTCAGTAGTTTACACCATGCCCTTCTTTCAAGCCCGGGGCCCCATTCAGAACATTGTGAACAACTCACTTTACCAGGAGGTTTATGTAGCCTCTCAGAATGTGATTGAGGCTGTGAACAGAAGCTTGGAAAAGGTGTGGGAACTCCACACTGGGCCAGTTGGAAGTCCAAAGTGTCAGATATGTGATTTGTGCAACATTGACAAAGATCCCAACTTTCTGGAGGACACAAACAATCAAGTGTTGTTGTTGGATActctgtttatgtatttatattcatGTGGAAGTTCTCAGTACGGTGTATGCTATTTCCACCAACTGAAATCAAATGGAAAGCCGCCTTCTCTTTCTAAATGTTTGTTCAGAAAGGATTCAAACTCTGCTGCCTACTGTCCTGACTGTGTGGCCAGCCCTCTTGGAACCAAAGTTACCATGGTTGAAGAGGGTCAAACTGTCTACTTCTTTGTTGCCACCACTGTCAATGACAGTGTGGCCCAGCGGTATGGTAGAAAGTCACTATCAGTTCGCCGACCAATGGCCACTGAAGATGGTTTCTACAGTGATGTGCGTAGCCTATCTGTCCTCCCTGGCCTGCGGAGGACGTACCATATTGAATATGTATACAGCTTTTTCACTCAGGAGTTTGTCTACTTCCTCTCAGTCCAGCGCGAAAGCCCTGATCAGGACACATCTCCGTTTCAGACTCGTCTCGGACGTCTTCCACGTAATGAATGGGAAATGAAAAGGTACCGTGAGTTGATCCTGGAGTGTCGGTTTGAACCAAAACGCAGGAGGAGGAATGTAGCCAGTGAACCCTATAAGGATGTGGTCTACAATGTGGTCCAGGCAGCTCACTTTGGCAAGGCAGGCAGGGAGTTGGCAGAGGAGTTGGGGGCGGAAGAGGAAGATGACATCCTCTATGGAGTTTTTGCTGTTACTGATGATAATGGGGTCACGGAGCATGACTCTGCCCTTTGCGCCTTTCCCATGGACAATGTGAACAAAGCAATCGCGGATGGGGTGGATGACTGCTGCGAGTCTGGACCGGAGCAGCTCTCCAGAGGGCTCTGCCATTTCCAGCCATGTGAGAGCTGTCCACATGAG AGCATGGAGAACAACGCCACATGTAGAGACCATCCTACTATGGTGTCAAAGCCCTACTACAGAGTGGACCTCTTCAACAGGCAGATGACCAACGTCCTACTCACCTCTCTGTTGGTAACGACCATAGAGAACAAGACTGTAGCTCATATTGGCACCTCTACTGGCCGCTTACTACAG CTTGTACTGACAAGATCCAGCTCTATTATCTTTGCCAATTACTCTCTGGTAGAGAACCAGAGGGTCTCATCCATAGCTGCTGTGTACTCATCTGAGTATCTTCTCTTCGTGGTTGGAGATAAG atGATTCAGGTGCCTCAGAGAGGGCCGGGCTGTCAACACTTCCTGACTTGCGCTATGTGTCTCACAGCCCCCAAGTTCATGGGCTGTGGCTGGTGCTCTGGAGTGTGCTCCTGGGAAAGTGAGTGCCACAGTAACTGGAGGAATGAGTCCTGCCCACCTGGGATCACTGGG TTCTTTCCACGGACTGCTCCTCCTGATGGACAAACAGAGCTAactgtgtgtgggtgggagTTTCAGTCGCCCCAGAGACCTGCCATCACCTCCAGAACCCACCAGGTCCGATTGGGACAGACTGCCTGCACTGTGCTTCCAGTGAAAAGCAACAACACGCA CTTGGTGTGTAAAATTCGCTCTGGGGCCAGTGAGCTATTCCAACCACTCAACATTACCGTGGAAGTGCATGAGGGCAAGGTGGAGGGACGCTACTCCATTGACGGGAAAGCAGAAATGCCAGGGTTCACGTTTGTG ATTCCCAACATCACAGAAATCCAGCCCAACTATGGGCCTCTTGTTGGGGGAACACTCATCACAGTGACTGGACCTCACTTGGATGCTGGGAAAACCAGGAGAGTCACTCTCAATGACGTGCCCTGTCCTATTAAGAG AGTCACAAAACTCAAAGGCAATGTGTCCTCCATCATCTGTCTGTCCCAGCCCATCTCAGAGGTGAGGGATGTGCCTCTGAGTGTTTTCATCGACAAGTCTCCTGTCCTCACCACAAAGGTGTTTTACTACAGAGAAAAGCCAAAGATTACAGCTGTCCAGCCAGACTGTAGCTTTGACAG GGGATCAAAAATCGTGATTGAAGGGGAGAACCTGGACTCCGTTTATCGCACCATCGTCCGCTTCAAACCCAATGAAAGCCACCTAAAACCTGTGACAAGG GAGTGTATAGGCAAGTCTTTACCCACAAGGATGGAGTGTTTCACTCCTGTATTCCCCAGGGatgagacagaggaaggagagCTCTCTTTTGACATGGATGGAGCGTTGGGACTTTGGAACAAAGAGTTCTCCTACCACCCTTATGGAGAGCCCATACCTTTTGAAACAGAAGGACACATACTGAGTTTGTACCCTGGGTTTGATGAAGTGTCATTACAT CACCAAAAACTGAACCTGGTCAGCTCCTGTATGACCATCATCATGACTGTAGCAGGAGTTGATTGTGATGCTAAAGTCCTGGATAATGAGATCACATGCAGGATCCCCAAAAACATGACCTTCCCCAGTGAAGGACTTCCAGTGAAG ATCTCCATAAACGGACAGGTCCACAATGTTGGCACAGTGGTGCGAGTCAACAACCACTACATGATGGGAATTGCTCTGGGGATCTTGGCGGCTCTGGTAGCCGGGGCAGTGCTCGCATTTGTTGTCATGAAACActtgaggaagaagaagaaag CCTCCATGGTAGAGATCCGTTTGGCACACAGTGTTAATTGCACTCGGACTAACAATGGGGAGCTCTCTCCTTCCGGGGACTACAGAAGAG TAGTATCCCTGGGTCCTCCCACGCCCCTGGTAGGGCCTATGGTGTTCCCCAGCTTAACCTATGCTGCAGGAGGTGTAGATCCTACCCTCACCCCTCTCATGCCACCGGAAAAAATTTCCATCTCCAGTTTTAGGCCAGAGTTGCTGGAGGAAGTAAAGGATGTTCTTATTCCTGCTGAGATGCTTGTTGTGCAGCACCATCAGATCATAGGGAAGG GTCATTTTGGCACTGTCTATCATGGATACTTCACAgaccacaacaacagagaaatcCACTGTGCTGTCAAGTCTTTGAATA GAATCACAGATGTCGAGGAGGTTGAGCAATTTCTGAAGGAAGGCATCATAATGAAGGGTTTCCATCACAGCAATGTGCTGTCACTGCTCGGCATCTTCCTGCCACAGGAAGGGCTCCCTCTGGTGGTACTTCCATACATGAAACACGGGGACCTGCGGCACTTCATACGCTGCGAGAAGAGG AACCCCACCGTCAAGGATCTGATTGGCTTTGGCCTTCAGGTTGCCAGGGGAATGGAGTATTTAGCCCAGAAGAAGTTTGTGCACAGAGATCTTGCAGCACGCAACTGCAT gCTGGACGAGTCATATACAGTGAAGGTAGCAGACTTTGGCATGGCCAGAGATGTTTTTGACAAGGAATATTACAGTATTCAGGACCACAGGAAGGCTAAGCTACCTGTGAAGTGGATGGCCATTGAGAGTCTGCAGACCCAGAAATTCACCTCCAAGTCAGATGTG TGGTCCTTTGGTGTTCTGATGTGGGAGATGTTGACCAGGGGAGCAAGCCCGTATCCAGAGGTGGACCCTTATGACATAACACATTACTTACTGAGGGGCAGGAGGCTTCCGCAACCCCAATACTGCCCTGACCCTTT GTATAGCATTATGCTCCAGTGCTGGGACCCTGATCCAGAATCAAGGCCCAGCTTTGCTACACTTGTGTCAGCCGTCTCAACCATCCTGTCAGGCCTGGAGGGAGAACACTACATCAGTCTGAATGTCACCTATGTCAATCTGGACCAGCCACAGCCCTACCCCGCTCTCACAGAGTCCGCTGATGAATACGACTCCACAGATGTTGAAGACTCATTTTGCTCCTAA
- the mon1a gene encoding vacuolar fusion protein MON1 homolog A: MDGEAQRATASWENGTLAPVDRLRFERADSPTPGLVEGTEPGAGQKSAMFVHAQSFEDLTAEAEGEAQREALLEKSETDGAEELEVLNIASESKSKEEDVSSEAWRSHRKHVFVLSEAGKPIYTRYGTEEALSSTMGVMMALVSFVEAEKNIIRSIHADGCKVVFLTKSPLVLVGVSRTCQSDKEMLRELQYIYYQIVSLLTLTQLNHIFQHKQNYDLRRLLAGSEYLTDNLLHRLDRDPGLLLSAVTCLPLASSARDVVSASLQAAKAKSLVFSILLAGDRLVTLVRKKDQFLHHIDLHLVFNLVGSSSSFREGEGWTPICLPKFNTAGFFHAHISYLEPASSLCLILVSTDREDFFNMSNCKQRFLERLSKRSAYQALKEALKCPSYSVAQVGIPELRHFLYKSKSSGLYTSPEFPVVYQSDEEQERLMGLYQELHSHLHHPTRPLRSFYRCSKTENLLAWVTSGFELYLCFSPLGTKALAVAAANKLMKWIRKEEDRLFILSPLTY; this comes from the exons ATGGACGGAGAAGCCCAGAGGGCAACTGCGTCCTGGGAGAATGGCACTTTGGCTCCTGTGGATCGCCTTCGCTTTGAGAGGGCGGACAGTCCCACACCAGGTCTAGTGGAGGGAACCGAGCCAG GTGCTGGTCAAAAGAGTGCTATGTTCGTTCATGCACAGTCCTTTGAGGATCTGACTGCAGAAGCTGAGGGGGAGGCTCAGAGGGAGGCTTTACTGGAGAAATCTGAAACAGATGGTGCAGAGGAGCTGGAGGTCCTGAACATTGCGTCAGAGAGCAAGTCTAAGGAGGAGGATGTGTCTAGTGAGGCATGGAGGAGCCACCgaaaacatgtgtttgtgctgagcGAGGCTGGCAAACCAATCTACACTCGGTACGGCACAGAGGAGGCTCTGTCCAGCACCATGGGGGTGATGATGGCCCTTGTATCATTTGTtgaggcagagaaaaacatcatcCGCTCCATCCATGCAG ATGGCTGTAAGGTGGTTTTCCTCACTAAGAGTCCGTTGGTTCTGGTGGGTGTGTCTCGGACCTGTCAGTCAGACAAGGAGATGCTGCGGGAGCTGCAGTACATCTACTACCAGATCGTGAGCCTTCTCACCCTGACTCAGCTCAACCACATcttccagcacaaacagaactATGACCTGCGCCGCCTGCTGGCCGGCTCCGAGTACCTCACCGACAATCTGCTGCATCGGCTGGACCGAGACCCTGGCCTGCTGCTCAGCGCTGTCACCTGCCTGCCTCTGGCCAGCTCTGCCAGGGACGTGGTGTCAGCGAGCCTACAGGCTGCTAAAGCCAAAAGCCTTGTGTTCTCCATTCTGCTGGCGGGGGACCGTCTTGTTACTCTGGTGAGGAAAAAGGACCAGTTCCTGCACCACATTGACTTGCACCTGGTCTTCAACCTCGTCGGCTCCTCCTCGTCCTTTCGGGAGGGTGAAGGCTGGACGCCGATCTGTCTGCCAAAGTTCAACACTGCAGGATTCTTTCACGCCCACATCTCTTACCTAGAGCCAGCATCCTCACTCTGCCTCATCCTGGTCTCAACTGACAGAGAGGACTTTTTTAACATGTCCAACTGCAAGCAGCGGTTCCTGGAGAGGCTGAGTAAGCGCAGCGCATACCAGGCTCTGAAGGAGGCACTTAAATGTCCTAGTTATTCTGTGGCACAGGTCGGCATTCCAGAGCTCAGACACTTTCTATATAAATCAAAGAGCTCGGGGCTGTACACCAG TCCAGAGTTTCCTGTGGTGTATCAGTCTGATGAAGAGCAGGAAAGGCTGATGGGTTTGTACCAGGAGCTTCACAGCCACTTGCACCATCCAACCAGACCTCTGCGTTCCTTCTACCGCTGTAGCAAAACTGAAAACCTCTTGGCATGG GTGACAAGCGGCTTCGAGCTCTACCTCTGCTTCAGTCCACTGGGGACCAAGGCCTTAGCGGTGGCAGCTGCCAACAAGCTGATGAAGTGGATCAGAAAGGAGGAGGATCGCCTCTTCATCCTTAGTCCTCTCACATACTGA
- the traip gene encoding E3 ubiquitin-protein ligase TRAIP, translating to MPIRAYCTICSDFFDHSRDVAAIHCGHTFHYECLLQWFQTAPTKTCPQCRKQVSTRHIISKLFFDIGGEEEGTADPESLQNDLDRMKALLSSKERDWRDKQKVVDNLKETVDKQKRDLDSMRKEVKEKEMLCSALRKQMIYLETQQNEVQAAKDEVRRLKTKIKTYESLDMLLQGQRAEVESMITDMGVSQAAVEQLSIYCISLKKEYDNLRGSLKSSNDMCEKLKREVLSSNNKLHKATVEVNQTKDDIKSLQNDLANADKEISSLKKKVEILQKTLSTPTRTNEALSRLVFESPAPLELKQPRLHQPAESEDIDLNMTYDITTPDDGAKRQTQVPSKKMRLDPPATSTSKPNHKGSSLPKAQHEDGAMDPFLRNSLLFRKKTFGSMLDPQRKPGVLRTGYDGLGGRTKFIQPSPLSEIRPLMKAKRKKVTRPPSKISTCLTLDGFLE from the exons ATGCCTATCCGAGCATATTGTACAATTTGCTCCGATTTCTTCGATCACTCCAGAGATGTTGCTGCCATCCACTGCGGACACACTTTTCACTATGAATg TCTTCTTCAGTGGTTCCAGACAGCCCCGACAAAAACCTGTCCACAATGTAGGAAACAG GTTAGCACCAGACACATTATCAGTAAGCTTTTCTTTGACATcggtggagaggaggaaggcaCAGCAGACCCCGAAAGCTTGCAG AATGACCTTGATCGAATGAAGGCCCTTTTAAGCTCTAAGG AGCGAGACTGGCGCGACAAACAGAAGGTGGTGGACAATTTAAAGGAGACTGTGGACAAGCAGAAGAGGGACCTGGACAGCATGCGCAAAGAGGTTAAGGAAAAGGAGATGCTCTGCTCAGCTCTCAGA aaacagatgatttacctggaaacacaacagaatgaagTCCAGGCAGCTAAGGATGAGGTCCGCAGGCTCAAGACCAAAATTAAAACCTATGAGAG CCTGGACATGTTGTTACaaggacagagagcagaggtggAGTCCATGATCACAGATATGGGTGTCAGCCAGGCTGCTGTGGAGCAGCTCTCCATCTACTGTATCTCTCTCAAAAA AGAGTATGATAATCTGAGAGGAAGCCTGAAGTCTTCAAATGACATGTGTGAGAAGCTGAAGAGAGAAGTGCTCTCCTCAAACAACAAG tTACACAAAGCTACTGTGGAGGTGAATCAGACCAAAGATGACATAAAGTCTCTTCAGAACGACCTGGCCAATGCTGACAAAGAAATCTCT agtttgaaaaaaaaagtggagattCTGCAGAAGACTCTGAGCACACCGACGAGGACAAACGAAGCACTCAGTCGACTTGTCTTTGAAAG CCCGGCCCCATTGGAGCTGAAGCAGCCTCGCCTCCACCAGCCTGCAGAGAGCGAGGACATTGACCTTAACATGACTTATGACATCACTACGCCAGACGATGGGGCcaaaagacagacacaggtCCCATCCAAGAAGATGCGCCTTGACCCTCCAGC AACATCCACGTCCAAACCTAATCATAAGGGTTCATCTTTACCAAAG GCTCAACATGAGGATGGAGCTATGGATCCTTTTTTGAGGAACTCCCTCCTTTTCAGAAAGAAGACTTTTGGTAGCATGTTGGATCCTCAGAGAAAGCCCGGAGTT CTGCGGACAGGTTATGATGGATTAGGAGGACGAACTAAATTCATCCAACCT TCTCCTTTATCGGAGATTCGCCCACTGATGAAAGCTAAAAGGAAAAAGGTGACGAGGCCTCCATCCAAGATTTCAACTTGCCTGACTCTGGACGGCTTCCTCGAATAA